The Desmodus rotundus isolate HL8 chromosome 3, HLdesRot8A.1, whole genome shotgun sequence genome includes a region encoding these proteins:
- the JUN gene encoding transcription factor Jun: protein MTAKMETTFYDDALNASFLQSESGAYGYSNPKILKQSMTLNLADPVGSLKPHLRAKNSDLLTSPDVGLLKLASPELERLIIQSSNGHITTTPTPTQFLCPKNVTDEQEGFAEGFVRALAELHSQNTLPSVTSAAQPVSGAGMVAPAVASVAGGSGSGGFGASLHSEPPVYANLSNFNPGALSSGGGAPSYGAAGLAFPAQPQQPQQQPPQPPHHLPQQIPVQHPRLQALKEEPQTVPEMPGETPPLSPIDMESQERIKAERKRMRNRIAASKCRKRKLERIARLEEKVKTLKAQNSELASTANMLREQVAQLKQKVMNHVNSGCQLMLTQQLQTF from the coding sequence ATGACTGCAAAGATGGAAACGACCTTCTACGACGATGCCCTCAACGCCTCGTTCCTCCAGTCCGAGAGCGGCGCCTACGGCTACAGTAACCCCAAGATCCTGAAACAGAGCATGACCCTGAACCTAGCCGATCCGGTGGGCAGCCTGAAGCCGCACCTCCGCGCCAAGAATTCAGACCTCCTCACCTCGCCCGACGTGGGGCTGCTCAAACTGGCGTCGCCAGAGCTGGAGCGCTTGATCATTCAGTCTAGCAACGGGCACATCACCACCACACCTACCCCCACCCAGTTCCTGTGCCCCAAGAACGTGACTGACGAGCAGGAGGGCTTTGCGGAGGGCTTCGTGCGCGCGCTGGCCGAACTGCACAGCCAGAACACGCTACCCAGCGTCACGTCCGCGGCGCAGCCGGTCAGCGGGGCAGGCATGGTGGCTCCGGCGGTGGCTTCGGTGGCGGGCGGCAGCGGTAGCGGCGGCTTCGGCGCCAGCCTGCACAGTGAGCCGCCGGTCTACGCCAACCTCAGCAACTTCAACCCCGGAGCGCTGAGCAGCGGCGGCGGGGCGCCCTCCTACGGCGCTGCCGGCCTGGCCTTTCCCGCGCAGCCCCAACAGCCTCAGCAGCAGCCGCCTCAGCCACCGCACCACCTGCCCCAGCAGATCCCCGTGCAGCACCCGCGGCTGCAGGCCCTGAAGGAGGAGCCGCAGACGGTGCCCGAAATGCCCGGGGAGACACCGCCCCTGTCCCCTATCGACATGGAGTCCCAAGAGCGGATCAAGGCGGAGAGGAAGCGCATGAGGAACCGCATCGCCGCCTCCAAGTGCCGGAAAAGGAAGCTGGAGAGAATCGCCCggctggaggaaaaagtgaaaacctTGAAAGCGCAAAACTCGGAGCTGGCGTCTACAGCCAACATGCTTAGGGAACAGGTGGCACAGCTTAAACAGAAAGTCATGAACCACGTTAATAGTGGGTGCCAGCTCATGCTAACGCAGCAGTTGCAAACGTTTTGA